One Qipengyuania aurantiaca genomic region harbors:
- a CDS encoding nuclear transport factor 2 family protein: protein MDEFAAKIEALEHLWMRSWVQRDRNQMKKLAARDFIFLLGSTKPAILDRASWLEAATTRFRCNGYRFDEVYVRRHGATAVFATRLTLDAMMGEHEWSGDTWLMDLWQKGKVSRKWRIVERTLSRPDTDEKMPEAIKSMQLWR from the coding sequence ATGGACGAATTTGCTGCCAAGATCGAAGCTCTCGAGCACCTGTGGATGCGCAGCTGGGTGCAGCGCGACCGCAACCAGATGAAGAAACTCGCCGCGCGCGACTTCATCTTCCTGCTGGGCTCGACCAAGCCCGCCATCCTCGACCGGGCTAGCTGGCTCGAAGCGGCCACCACCCGCTTTCGCTGCAACGGCTACCGCTTCGACGAAGTCTACGTCCGCCGCCACGGCGCGACCGCCGTCTTCGCAACCCGCCTGACGCTGGACGCGATGATGGGCGAGCACGAATGGTCGGGCGACACCTGGCTCATGGACCTGTGGCAAAAGGGCAAGGTGAGCCGCAAATGGCGGATCGTCGAACGCACCCTCTCGCGGCCCGACACCGACGAGAAAATGCCCGAGGCGATCAAGTCGATGCAGCTCTGGCGTTAG
- a CDS encoding SH3 domain-containing protein, which produces MIQRLILTLAALTLLGTPAQAQDREVPYWASLRANEINMRVGPSADYKIDWVYRRKGLPVKVVRVMEGWRLIEDPDGTRGWVASRLLDPARGAMVIGQEAAPMREDADASAPIKWQLAPGVVGTLGDCARGWCEMTVGKRSGWVRQTRLWGAGEP; this is translated from the coding sequence ATGATCCAGCGTTTAATCCTTACTCTCGCGGCACTTACGCTGCTCGGCACACCGGCGCAGGCGCAGGACCGTGAAGTGCCTTATTGGGCGAGCCTGCGGGCCAACGAAATCAACATGCGCGTCGGACCCAGTGCGGACTACAAGATCGACTGGGTTTATCGCCGCAAGGGTCTCCCCGTGAAGGTCGTGCGCGTGATGGAGGGCTGGCGCCTGATCGAGGATCCGGACGGCACGCGGGGCTGGGTTGCCTCGCGCCTGCTGGACCCGGCACGCGGCGCCATGGTTATCGGGCAGGAAGCCGCGCCGATGCGCGAGGACGCCGATGCCAGCGCGCCGATCAAGTGGCAGCTTGCCCCCGGCGTGGTCGGCACGCTGGGCGATTGTGCGCGGGGCTGGTGCGAGATGACGGTCGGCAAGCGGTCGGGCTGGGTGCGTCAGACCCGGCTCTGGGGCGCTGGCGAGCCCTGA
- a CDS encoding 2-hydroxyacid dehydrogenase — protein sequence MEPTSDSNLAPQKRLTRTPRVTVTRRLGPAVEERMGELFEVRTNASDMPLTREQLVEAMQDCDVLVPTVTDRIDAEMIAQAGENLGLIANFGAGTEHIDLEAAAKRKIIVTNTPGVFTDDTADLTMAGIIGVPRRIREGVQLIRSGEWTGWAPTAMLGRKLGGKTLGIVGMGRIGQAVAHRARAFGLEIAYHNRKRLPVAVERMFGARWVETLDELMAEADILTLHCPASPESRHMIDARRLSLMKEGASLINTARGDLVDQEALIAALESGQLAGAGLDVYPDEPNVDERLIRHPNVMTLPHIGSATREGREDSGMKVIANIRMWADGHRPPDQVLSGLA from the coding sequence ATGGAACCGACAAGCGACAGCAACCTCGCGCCGCAAAAGCGGCTGACCCGTACTCCCCGCGTCACTGTCACCCGCAGGCTGGGCCCCGCGGTCGAAGAGCGCATGGGCGAACTCTTCGAGGTGCGCACGAACGCGAGCGACATGCCGCTGACCCGCGAACAATTGGTCGAGGCGATGCAGGACTGCGATGTCCTCGTGCCCACGGTTACCGACCGTATCGATGCCGAGATGATTGCGCAGGCCGGTGAGAACCTCGGCCTGATCGCCAATTTCGGTGCCGGGACAGAGCATATCGACCTCGAGGCCGCGGCGAAACGCAAGATCATCGTCACCAACACGCCCGGCGTCTTCACCGACGACACTGCCGACCTCACCATGGCGGGCATCATCGGCGTGCCGCGCCGCATCCGCGAAGGCGTGCAGCTTATCCGCAGCGGCGAATGGACCGGCTGGGCGCCGACCGCGATGCTCGGCCGCAAGCTGGGCGGAAAGACGCTCGGTATCGTCGGCATGGGCCGGATCGGCCAGGCGGTCGCCCACCGGGCCCGCGCCTTCGGTCTCGAGATCGCCTACCACAACCGCAAGCGCCTGCCGGTGGCGGTGGAGCGGATGTTCGGCGCGCGCTGGGTCGAAACGCTCGACGAACTGATGGCCGAGGCCGACATCCTCACCCTGCACTGCCCGGCAAGCCCCGAAAGCCGCCACATGATCGACGCACGGCGCCTCTCACTGATGAAGGAGGGCGCCAGCCTCATCAACACCGCCCGCGGCGACCTGGTGGACCAGGAGGCGCTCATCGCGGCGCTGGAAAGCGGCCAGCTGGCGGGTGCAGGGCTCGATGTCTATCCCGACGAGCCCAATGTCGACGAGCGGCTCATCCGCCACCCCAATGTGATGACCCTGCCTCACATCGGCAGCGCCACGCGCGAAGGGCGCGAGGATTCGGGCATGAAGGTCATCGCCAATATCCGCATGTGGGCCGACGGCCATCGTCCGCCCGACCAGGTGCTCAGCGGCCTTGCCTGA
- a CDS encoding NuoB/complex I 20 kDa subunit family protein: MSNSTIITPPNAVPAAQPGDVRQPDADYFNALQTEVNDKGFLVTSTEDLFQWARTGSLWWMTFGLACCAVEMIHVNMPRYDMERFGVAPRASPRQSDVMIVAGTLCNKMAPALRKVYDQMSEPKYVISMGSCANGGGYYHYSYSVVRGCDRIVPVDIYVPGCPPTAEALLYGVMQLQRKIRRVGTIER, from the coding sequence ATGAGCAATTCTACCATTATCACGCCGCCCAACGCCGTGCCCGCCGCCCAGCCGGGGGACGTGCGCCAGCCGGACGCGGACTATTTCAACGCGCTGCAGACCGAAGTGAACGACAAGGGCTTCCTGGTCACCTCGACCGAGGACCTGTTCCAGTGGGCGCGCACCGGTTCGCTGTGGTGGATGACCTTCGGCCTCGCGTGCTGCGCGGTCGAGATGATCCACGTCAACATGCCGCGCTATGACATGGAGCGTTTCGGTGTCGCCCCGCGTGCCTCCCCGCGCCAGAGCGACGTGATGATCGTAGCCGGTACGCTGTGCAACAAGATGGCACCCGCCTTGCGCAAGGTTTACGACCAGATGTCGGAACCGAAATACGTCATCTCGATGGGTAGCTGCGCGAATGGCGGCGGCTATTACCACTATAGCTACAGCGTCGTGCGCGGGTGTGACCGGATCGTGCCGGTGGACATCTACGTTCCCGGCTGTCCGCCGACAGCCGAAGCGCTGCTTTACGGCGTAATGCAGCTGCAGCGGAAAATCCGCCGCGTCGGCACGATCGAGCGTTGA
- the nuoE gene encoding NADH-quinone oxidoreductase subunit NuoE, which produces MADRNPAPDTPELRERWGAFEFNDSYRARADKAIARYPEGRQRSAVMPLLDLAQRQVGEETDTQGWLPLPVIEYVADYLDMPVIRVLEVASFYFMYNLVPVGKYHVQVCGTTPCMLRGSDGLFETCKKRGMKKGHVSEDGLWTLTEVECMGNCATAPMVQINDDNYEDLTPERLDEILDELAAGKQPKTGTQIAGKKTSEPEGGPTTLKEMVDANHDYRGEWK; this is translated from the coding sequence ATGGCTGACCGTAATCCCGCACCCGATACACCCGAACTCCGCGAGCGCTGGGGTGCTTTCGAGTTCAACGATAGTTACCGCGCACGCGCGGACAAGGCGATTGCGCGCTATCCGGAAGGGCGCCAGCGTTCCGCCGTGATGCCGCTGCTCGACCTTGCCCAGCGCCAGGTCGGCGAGGAAACCGATACGCAAGGCTGGCTGCCGCTGCCGGTGATCGAATATGTCGCCGACTATCTCGACATGCCGGTCATCCGCGTGCTCGAAGTCGCCAGCTTTTACTTCATGTACAACCTCGTGCCGGTGGGTAAGTACCACGTGCAGGTCTGCGGCACGACGCCGTGCATGCTGCGCGGTTCGGACGGGTTGTTCGAAACCTGCAAGAAGCGCGGCATGAAGAAGGGCCATGTCTCGGAAGACGGCCTCTGGACGCTCACCGAGGTCGAATGCATGGGCAATTGCGCCACCGCGCCGATGGTCCAGATCAACGACGACAATTATGAAGACCTGACGCCCGAACGCCTCGACGAAATCCTCGACGAACTGGCCGCGGGCAAGCAGCCCAAGACCGGCACGCAGATCGCAGGCAAGAAGACGAGCGAACCCGAAGGCGGCCCGACCACGCTGAAGGAAATGGTCGACGCGAACCACGATTACCGGGGAGAATGGAAATGA
- a CDS encoding enoyl-ACP reductase FabI — protein sequence MTVVLEGKRGLIMGVANDRSIAWGIAKACAEAGAELAFTYQGDAFGKRLEPLAQSVGSDFMLDVDVTDEASMDAAFAELEKRWGRLDFVVHAIAYSDKSELTGRILDTSRANFKNSLDISAYSFIEVARRAHPMMVENGGTLLTLTYMGSTRVTPNYNVMGVAKAALEASVRYLANDLGPDGIRVNAISPGPMKTLAGAAIGGARRTYKHTEANAPMRSNATLDAVGGTAVYLCSDAGSCTTGEILRVDGGFHVLGMPQQDNL from the coding sequence ATGACGGTCGTTCTCGAAGGTAAGCGCGGTCTCATCATGGGTGTCGCCAACGACCGCTCGATTGCATGGGGCATCGCCAAGGCCTGCGCCGAGGCGGGCGCGGAACTGGCGTTCACCTATCAGGGTGACGCTTTCGGAAAGCGGCTCGAGCCCCTGGCGCAGAGCGTCGGTTCGGATTTCATGCTCGATGTCGACGTCACCGACGAAGCCTCGATGGACGCCGCTTTTGCCGAGTTGGAGAAGCGGTGGGGCCGTCTCGATTTCGTCGTTCACGCGATCGCGTATTCGGACAAATCCGAACTGACCGGCCGAATCCTCGACACCTCGCGCGCGAACTTCAAGAACTCGCTGGATATCTCCGCCTACAGCTTCATCGAGGTGGCGCGCCGCGCTCATCCCATGATGGTGGAGAATGGCGGCACTTTGCTGACCCTCACTTACATGGGGTCGACGCGCGTAACGCCCAACTATAACGTCATGGGCGTTGCAAAGGCTGCACTGGAAGCCAGCGTTCGCTATCTCGCCAACGATCTCGGACCGGATGGAATTCGGGTCAACGCGATCAGCCCCGGCCCGATGAAAACGCTCGCCGGAGCGGCCATCGGCGGCGCGCGCCGGACCTACAAGCACACCGAGGCCAACGCGCCGATGCGGAGCAACGCAACGCTGGATGCGGTGGGCGGGACGGCGGTCTATCTCTGCTCGGACGCTGGGTCTTGCACGACCGGCGAGATCCTACGCGTCGACGGCGGGTTCCACGTCCTTGGCATGCCGCAGCAGGATAATCTGTGA
- a CDS encoding coniferyl aldehyde dehydrogenase, whose amino-acid sequence MADNRKLEMEDVLRKQRAVHTQMRPEPLSIRKDRIKRAMKLLKEHGDDLCKVMSADFGNRSPMQSMITDIAGTVNFGKYCLKHVDKWSRSEKRSVQFPLGLLGAKAELRYEPKGVVGILSPWNFPVNLTFGPLMQVFAAGNRAMIKPSEFTAKTSLMMKELVEEYFTPDECAVFTGGPEVAAAFSELPFDHLVFTGSTATGRKVMEAASKNLVPVTLELGGKSPVFLGESADFAKAGERIAMGKMMNAGQICLAPDYMYVPESKQDEAIHGVWQGTANMYPTMLENEDYASLVSDRHFDRLQDMVADARDKGAEVIEVNPGNEDFGSSNARKMPLTILKGVTDDMKAMQEEIFGPVLPVKTYTQIDDAIDYVNENDRPLGLYYFGEDSGEREKVLTRTISGGVTVNDVIFHVSMEDLPFGGVGPSGMGSYHGVEGFREFSHARSVYTQPKIDVAKLGGFKPPYGSATEKAVKGMMK is encoded by the coding sequence ATGGCGGACAATCGCAAGCTCGAGATGGAAGATGTCCTGCGCAAGCAGCGCGCCGTCCACACCCAGATGCGCCCGGAGCCGCTGTCCATCCGGAAGGACCGGATCAAGCGCGCGATGAAGCTGTTGAAGGAGCACGGCGACGACCTGTGCAAGGTGATGAGCGCCGACTTCGGCAACCGCTCGCCCATGCAGTCGATGATCACCGACATCGCGGGCACGGTGAATTTCGGAAAATATTGCCTCAAGCATGTCGACAAGTGGTCGCGCAGCGAGAAGCGCAGCGTGCAATTCCCGCTCGGCCTGCTCGGTGCAAAGGCGGAGCTGCGCTACGAGCCCAAGGGCGTGGTCGGCATTCTCAGCCCGTGGAATTTCCCGGTCAATCTGACCTTTGGCCCGCTCATGCAGGTCTTCGCCGCCGGTAACCGCGCGATGATCAAGCCGAGCGAGTTCACCGCCAAGACCAGCCTGATGATGAAGGAGCTGGTCGAGGAATACTTCACGCCCGACGAATGCGCTGTCTTTACTGGCGGACCCGAAGTCGCGGCGGCCTTTTCCGAGCTGCCGTTCGACCATCTCGTCTTCACCGGGTCCACTGCCACGGGACGCAAGGTGATGGAAGCGGCCTCGAAGAACCTCGTGCCGGTCACGCTGGAGCTGGGCGGCAAGAGCCCGGTCTTCCTCGGCGAGAGCGCCGATTTCGCCAAGGCGGGCGAGCGCATCGCGATGGGCAAGATGATGAACGCCGGCCAGATCTGCCTCGCGCCAGACTATATGTATGTGCCCGAAAGCAAGCAGGACGAGGCGATCCACGGCGTGTGGCAGGGCACGGCAAATATGTATCCCACGATGCTGGAGAACGAGGATTACGCCAGCCTCGTCTCCGATCGCCACTTCGACCGCCTGCAGGACATGGTGGCCGACGCGCGCGACAAGGGCGCCGAGGTGATCGAGGTCAATCCGGGCAACGAGGATTTCGGAAGCAGCAACGCGCGCAAAATGCCGCTTACCATCCTCAAGGGCGTGACCGACGACATGAAGGCGATGCAGGAGGAAATCTTCGGTCCTGTCCTGCCGGTCAAGACCTACACGCAGATCGACGATGCCATCGATTACGTGAACGAGAACGACCGCCCGCTGGGCCTCTATTACTTCGGTGAGGACAGCGGTGAACGCGAAAAGGTGTTGACCAGGACGATCAGCGGCGGCGTAACCGTGAACGACGTGATCTTCCACGTCTCGATGGAAGACCTGCCCTTCGGCGGCGTCGGGCCTTCGGGCATGGGCAGCTACCACGGTGTCGAGGGTTTCCGCGAGTTCAGCCACGCACGCAGTGTCTACACGCAGCCCAAGATCGACGTTGCGAAGCTGGGCGGGTTCAAGCCGCCCTATGGCTCGGCGACGGAGAAGGCCGTCAAAGGCATGATGAAATGA
- a CDS encoding YbjN domain-containing protein, protein MIKHALSGAVIAAGMLAASPLAAKNIVADVDQIANLLQAEGYKAKVEGTGGDRHIKTGMAGYSFLILPYDCNDKGDGCKSVQFYTAFTPKDKPTLEEMNTYAAENRFGRIYLDQDRDPAIEMDIDLEVGGMSKELFLDNLLYWEAVMVGFAEFSFKKDND, encoded by the coding sequence ATGATCAAACACGCTCTCTCGGGCGCCGTCATCGCTGCGGGCATGCTGGCCGCAAGCCCGCTCGCAGCCAAGAACATCGTCGCAGACGTGGACCAGATCGCCAACCTTCTCCAGGCAGAAGGCTACAAGGCGAAGGTCGAGGGTACTGGCGGCGATCGCCATATCAAGACCGGCATGGCCGGCTACAGCTTCCTCATCCTGCCCTACGACTGCAACGACAAGGGCGATGGGTGCAAGTCGGTCCAGTTCTATACGGCCTTCACGCCCAAGGATAAGCCGACGCTGGAAGAGATGAACACCTATGCCGCCGAGAACCGCTTCGGCCGTATCTATCTCGACCAGGACCGCGACCCTGCCATCGAAATGGACATCGACCTCGAAGTGGGCGGCATGTCGAAGGAACTGTTCCTCGACAACCTCCTCTACTGGGAAGCCGTCATGGTCGGTTTTGCTGAGTTCTCCTTCAAAAAGGACAACGACTGA
- the ndhC gene encoding NADH-quinone oxidoreductase subunit A: protein MVDLEQYLPILIFLFIAAGLSALFVFLPMGVSRLTGSHAPTAEKLSEYECGFPAFDDSRSQFDVRFYLVAILFLIFDLEAAFLFPWAVSLDFTGWTGWATMVVFLVELVIGFAYAWKVGALEWD, encoded by the coding sequence GTGGTCGACCTCGAACAATATCTTCCGATCCTGATCTTTCTTTTCATCGCGGCGGGCCTTTCGGCCCTCTTCGTGTTCCTGCCGATGGGCGTCTCGCGCCTTACCGGCTCGCACGCCCCCACTGCAGAGAAGCTCAGCGAATATGAATGCGGCTTTCCCGCCTTCGACGATTCCCGCAGCCAGTTCGACGTGCGCTTCTACCTCGTGGCGATCCTCTTCCTGATCTTCGACCTCGAAGCGGCCTTCCTCTTCCCCTGGGCTGTGAGCCTCGATTTTACGGGCTGGACGGGCTGGGCGACCATGGTCGTCTTCCTTGTCGAGCTGGTGATCGGCTTTGCCTACGCGTGGAAAGTCGGCGCGCTGGAGTGGGACTGA
- a CDS encoding NADH-quinone oxidoreductase subunit C yields MATLHSAPRFTQIEGLAGTLGSALGEHLVSAHEEHGELLLTVQRASVEDALRILRDDHGYQQLMEIAGVDYPSRAERFEVVYMLLSLTKNSRIMVKCTASEDTPVPTVTTLWPNAGWLEREVFDMYGVLFDGNTDLRRILTDYGFEGHPFRKDFPLTGYVELRYSEDEKRVVYEPVELAQDLRQFDFMSPWEGADYVLPGDEKATTSPVDEPKTTESPKQTGAGKKTDDKAAEKVSAGAPAEEDGGKDAEPPKPTEDRPARAKRQGKTTDTAKATEPKAKKAPAKKKPAAKKAATKKPAAKKAPAKRKAPAKKKDAE; encoded by the coding sequence ATGGCAACACTCCACTCCGCGCCCCGCTTCACGCAGATCGAGGGCTTGGCCGGCACGCTCGGCTCTGCGCTTGGCGAGCATCTCGTGTCCGCGCATGAAGAGCATGGCGAGCTCCTGCTGACCGTGCAACGCGCCTCGGTCGAGGACGCGCTGCGCATCCTGCGTGACGATCACGGCTACCAGCAGCTGATGGAAATCGCCGGGGTCGACTATCCGAGCCGCGCAGAGCGGTTCGAAGTCGTCTACATGCTGCTCAGCCTGACGAAGAACAGTCGCATCATGGTCAAGTGCACCGCGTCGGAAGACACGCCCGTGCCGACCGTGACGACGCTCTGGCCCAACGCAGGCTGGCTCGAACGCGAAGTCTTCGACATGTATGGCGTGCTGTTCGACGGCAACACCGACTTGCGCCGCATCCTGACCGATTATGGCTTCGAAGGGCATCCCTTCCGCAAGGATTTCCCGCTCACCGGCTATGTCGAATTGCGGTATTCCGAAGACGAGAAGCGCGTGGTCTACGAGCCGGTCGAGCTTGCCCAGGACCTGCGCCAGTTCGACTTCATGAGCCCGTGGGAAGGCGCGGATTACGTGCTGCCGGGTGACGAGAAGGCGACGACCTCGCCGGTCGACGAGCCCAAGACTACCGAAAGCCCCAAGCAGACCGGCGCGGGTAAGAAGACCGACGACAAGGCTGCCGAAAAGGTCAGCGCCGGCGCTCCGGCCGAGGAAGACGGCGGCAAGGATGCCGAGCCGCCCAAGCCGACCGAGGATCGTCCCGCCCGCGCCAAGCGGCAGGGCAAGACGACCGACACGGCCAAGGCGACTGAACCAAAAGCCAAGAAAGCTCCGGCCAAGAAAAAGCCTGCGGCCAAGAAGGCTGCTACCAAGAAGCCCGCTGCAAAGAAGGCTCCGGCCAAGCGCAAGGCTCCGGCCAAGAAGAAGGACGCCGAATGA
- a CDS encoding thiolase family protein: MTQFSATDPVVILSYARTPMGSMQGALAEVSATDLGATAVKAAVERSGVAVDKFDRTYMGCVLPAGLGQAPARQASIKAGLPKSVQATTVNKVCGSGMQTVIMGAEALASGTIDYVVAGGMESMTNAPYLLKKHRSGARIGHDTTYDHMFLDGLEDAYEEGRAMGTFAQDTANEYQLTREQMDDYSIESLRRANAAIDSGAFADEVVAVTVKTRKGEVTVDKDEAPGRGNPDKIPQLRPAFAKDGTITAATSSSISDGAAAVVLTRESVAKENGQQPVAKIVAMAAHAQEPSEFTVAPIGAIEKVLDKAGWSADEVDLWEVNEAFACVAMFAMRDIGIPHDKINVNGGGTALGHPIGASGTRIIVTLLNALKSQGKKRGVASLCIGGGEATAVAVELV, encoded by the coding sequence ATGACCCAGTTCAGCGCCACCGACCCCGTCGTCATCCTCTCCTACGCCCGCACCCCGATGGGCAGCATGCAGGGGGCGCTGGCCGAAGTATCCGCGACCGATCTCGGCGCTACGGCCGTGAAGGCCGCGGTCGAGCGTTCGGGTGTCGCGGTCGACAAGTTCGACCGCACCTATATGGGCTGTGTCCTTCCGGCCGGTCTCGGCCAGGCGCCTGCCCGTCAGGCTTCGATCAAGGCCGGCCTGCCCAAGTCGGTCCAGGCGACCACGGTCAACAAGGTCTGCGGCAGCGGCATGCAGACGGTCATCATGGGCGCCGAAGCGCTTGCCAGCGGCACGATCGACTATGTCGTCGCCGGCGGCATGGAGAGCATGACCAACGCGCCTTACCTCCTCAAGAAGCACCGCAGCGGCGCGCGCATCGGGCACGACACGACCTATGACCACATGTTCCTCGACGGGCTGGAAGACGCCTATGAGGAAGGCCGCGCCATGGGCACCTTCGCGCAAGACACAGCGAACGAATACCAGCTTACTCGCGAACAGATGGACGATTACTCGATCGAATCGCTGCGCCGCGCCAACGCCGCCATCGACAGCGGCGCATTTGCGGACGAAGTCGTCGCGGTGACGGTCAAGACCCGCAAGGGCGAGGTCACGGTCGACAAGGACGAAGCGCCCGGTCGTGGCAATCCGGACAAGATCCCGCAGCTGCGCCCCGCCTTTGCCAAGGATGGCACGATCACGGCAGCGACTTCCTCCTCGATCTCGGACGGTGCGGCGGCCGTCGTCCTCACCCGCGAAAGCGTGGCAAAGGAGAACGGTCAGCAGCCGGTGGCGAAGATCGTCGCCATGGCCGCCCATGCGCAGGAGCCGAGCGAGTTCACCGTCGCGCCCATCGGCGCCATCGAAAAGGTTCTCGACAAGGCCGGCTGGAGCGCGGACGAAGTTGACCTGTGGGAAGTCAACGAAGCCTTCGCCTGCGTCGCCATGTTCGCCATGCGCGACATCGGCATCCCGCATGACAAGATCAATGTGAACGGAGGCGGCACGGCCCTGGGCCACCCCATCGGCGCCAGCGGCACGCGCATCATCGTCACGCTGCTCAACGCTCTGAAGTCGCAAGGCAAGAAGCGCGGCGTCGCCAGTCTCTGTATCGGCGGCGGCGAAGCGACGGCCGTGGCGGTCGAACTGGTCTGA
- a CDS encoding NADH-quinone oxidoreductase subunit D, with protein sequence MSSAMHIEESPTTGDETITNYTINFGPQHPAAHGVLRMVMELDGEIIERIDPHVGLLHRGTEKLIEHKTYLQALPYFDRLDYCSPLAQEYSYVLAIEKLLNVEVPERAQYIRVLFAELTRICNHMLNIGAHVMDVGAMTPNLWVFELREDCMNFFERMSGARMHHAYLRPGGVHQDVPEKLLVDIGEWIDTRLPELFGDAMSLVLDNRIFKQRNVDIAVVSKDDAVAWGFSGPMIRAAGIPWDLRKSQPYDVYDRMEFDIPVGTNSDCYDRFVVRVKEVYESAKIIKQCLRDMPTGPIASTDRKVSPPKRAEMKQSMEALIHHFKLYTEGFHVPAGEVYVATESPKGEFGVYLVSDGSNKPYRCKIRPTAFSHLQAMDFMSKGHMLPDATAILGAIDVVFGECDR encoded by the coding sequence ATGAGCAGTGCAATGCACATCGAGGAATCGCCCACCACCGGCGACGAGACGATCACAAATTACACGATCAACTTCGGGCCCCAGCATCCCGCGGCGCATGGTGTGCTGCGCATGGTTATGGAGCTCGACGGCGAGATCATCGAACGGATCGATCCGCATGTCGGCCTGCTGCATCGCGGCACCGAGAAGCTGATCGAGCACAAGACCTACCTGCAGGCGCTGCCCTATTTCGACCGGCTCGATTACTGCAGCCCGCTGGCGCAGGAATACAGCTACGTCCTCGCCATCGAGAAGCTGCTCAATGTCGAGGTGCCCGAACGCGCGCAGTATATCCGCGTGCTGTTCGCCGAGCTGACGCGTATCTGCAACCACATGCTCAACATCGGCGCGCACGTCATGGACGTTGGCGCGATGACGCCGAACCTGTGGGTGTTCGAACTGCGCGAAGACTGCATGAATTTCTTCGAGCGCATGAGCGGCGCGCGCATGCACCACGCCTACCTGCGCCCGGGCGGTGTCCACCAGGACGTGCCCGAGAAGCTGCTCGTCGACATCGGCGAATGGATCGACACGCGCCTGCCCGAACTGTTCGGCGATGCGATGAGCCTCGTGCTCGACAACCGCATCTTCAAGCAGCGCAATGTCGATATCGCCGTCGTGAGCAAGGACGATGCCGTGGCCTGGGGTTTCTCCGGCCCGATGATCCGTGCGGCCGGAATTCCTTGGGACCTGCGCAAGTCGCAGCCCTACGATGTCTACGACCGGATGGAATTCGACATTCCCGTCGGCACCAATTCGGACTGCTACGACCGCTTCGTGGTGCGCGTGAAGGAAGTTTACGAAAGCGCGAAAATCATCAAGCAGTGCCTGCGCGATATGCCGACCGGGCCGATCGCCAGCACCGACCGCAAGGTTTCGCCGCCCAAGCGCGCCGAGATGAAGCAGTCGATGGAAGCGCTGATCCACCACTTCAAGCTCTATACCGAGGGCTTCCACGTGCCCGCGGGCGAAGTCTACGTCGCCACCGAAAGCCCCAAGGGCGAATTCGGCGTCTACCTCGTCAGCGACGGCTCGAACAAACCCTACCGCTGCAAGATCCGCCCGACGGCCTTCAGCCACCTGCAAGCAATGGATTTCATGAGCAAGGGCCACATGCTGCCCGACGCCACCGCCATCCTCGGCGCCATCGACGTCGTGTTCGGGGAGTGTGACCGGTGA